The nucleotide window TACATGCAAGATAAAGACCCTGCAAATATTAAGGCTAAAGATCAAAATATTATTAATAATAAAGAGCTTAGTTTATCTGAAGCCATTATCCCTGTTGTAGTTTTAATGTGCTTATTAGCATATAACATCTTTTTTGCTGATGGAGAGATGTTTGGTGGCTATTCCAATCAATTTATTCTCTTAATAGGTGGTTTTGTAGCTTTTATTGTTGGTTTGCTAAATAAGGTTAATACGGCGACAATGGTGCAAGAAGTTTGGGAAAACCTAAAAAGTGTTTTTGTGCCTATAATGATTTTACTCTTGGTGGGAGCACTAGCAGGAACTTGGCTAATAAGCGGAGTCATTCCTGCCATGGTGTACTACGGCTTAAAAGTATTAAGCCCAGAGATCTTCTTACCAGCATCTGTAGTAATTGCTGCAGTTATCTCTATTGCAACAGGAAGTTCTTGGACAACTTCTGCAACGGTTGGTATTGCACTAATTGGTATAGGCACAGCACTAGGTATTAATCCAGGAATTATTGCAGGAGCAGTAATCTCTGGCGCTTACTTTGGCGATAAAATGTCGCCATTAAGCGACACTACAAACTTAGCTCCTGCAATGGCAGGAACTGATTTGTTTACGCACATTAAATATATGACTTACACCACAGTACCAACCATACTTATTACTTTAGCCGTTTTTTCTGTAATTAGTTTTTCCATTGAAACTTCTGGAAGCTCAGATACAGAATTTCTACTTGGCACAATAAAACAATATTTTAATATTACACCTTGGTTATTCTTGGTTCCTATCGCTGTAGTTGGTTTAATATTACTAAAAACTAAACCGCTAGTAGCTCTAGGATCAGGCGTAGTTTTAGCCATTATTTTTGCCTCTATTTTTCAACAAAACCTTATATCAGAAATCAGTACGTCCGCTTCAGAAACTTTAGTCAATTCTGTTTTTACTGATACCAATATTACCATTTCAAATAAAGACTATAAAGCTGCATTATCTGCGTCTGATATTGATAAAATCAAAAATGACAAAACATTAAGCAACCTATTCACAGACGATGACTTAAAAGGTGTATTTACCAAAGAAAAGTTAGAAATATTTTTTTCTACCGATTATAAAGATACTCCTACGATAAAACATAAAGCTGAAAGTTTAGATAAACTCATAACGATCAAAAGACTCCAAAAACTTTTTAGTGCTGGCGGTATGAAAGGTATGCTTTGGACCATATATCTTATTATTTGCGCCATGGTTTTTGGCGGCATAATGGATGGTATAGGCGCATTGTCTAGAATAACAAAAAAATTATTATCTGTTGCCAATACAATTTTTGGATTATTTGCAAGTACAGTGGTCAGTTGTCTAGGTTTAAATGTAATAGCCTCAGATCAATACCTCGCACTTGTTATTCCCGGAAAAATGTTCAAAAAGGCCTATGAAGACAAAGGACTTGCACCAGAAAACCTCAGCAGAACACTTGAGGATTCTGGTACAGTAACTTCTGTTTTAATCCCTTGGAATACATGTGGCGCATATCAAAGTGGTGTTTTAGGCGTAGGCGTTGGCGAGTATTTCGTATATGCTATTTTTAATTGGTTAAGCCCTTTTACTACTTTACTATTTGCTGCATTCAGAATTAAGATTAAATATTTATTAAAAAAGTAAAAATTTATTATTCAAGTAAAATCGAACTATTTTAATAAGTTCGTATTTTATACACTTCTATTTTATCATTATTACAAATTTAGAGGCACTTTTTTGAAGCCATATACTTACACTATAACCTTATTGATTTATAATAAATAATTACTATAAAAACTTACTTGCCTATTGGGTATTTTTGTGTTAAATCAATAATAAACTAAATAAAAATACAATGGCATTTGTAGGAAAACAATTCCCAGATTTAAACGTAAACGCAATGAACGAAATGGGTGATACTTTTAAACTCAACGTTCTTGAAGAAGCAAAAAACAACAATAAAAAAGTAGTA belongs to Winogradskyella sp. J14-2 and includes:
- a CDS encoding Na+/H+ antiporter NhaC family protein, translated to MQDKDPANIKAKDQNIINNKELSLSEAIIPVVVLMCLLAYNIFFADGEMFGGYSNQFILLIGGFVAFIVGLLNKVNTATMVQEVWENLKSVFVPIMILLLVGALAGTWLISGVIPAMVYYGLKVLSPEIFLPASVVIAAVISIATGSSWTTSATVGIALIGIGTALGINPGIIAGAVISGAYFGDKMSPLSDTTNLAPAMAGTDLFTHIKYMTYTTVPTILITLAVFSVISFSIETSGSSDTEFLLGTIKQYFNITPWLFLVPIAVVGLILLKTKPLVALGSGVVLAIIFASIFQQNLISEISTSASETLVNSVFTDTNITISNKDYKAALSASDIDKIKNDKTLSNLFTDDDLKGVFTKEKLEIFFSTDYKDTPTIKHKAESLDKLITIKRLQKLFSAGGMKGMLWTIYLIICAMVFGGIMDGIGALSRITKKLLSVANTIFGLFASTVVSCLGLNVIASDQYLALVIPGKMFKKAYEDKGLAPENLSRTLEDSGTVTSVLIPWNTCGAYQSGVLGVGVGEYFVYAIFNWLSPFTTLLFAAFRIKIKYLLKK